Proteins encoded together in one Anopheles darlingi chromosome 3, idAnoDarlMG_H_01, whole genome shotgun sequence window:
- the LOC125958236 gene encoding uncharacterized protein LOC125958236 yields the protein MLGPRCLRCAFSASIAGVLLMVMLGSVAGDRYQDNIFFNYYNSSGSLVHIYNLAEGNTYEYDKDCHPGTKFAIVVFGWKISCDKYFVQDLIGNLTKHRGGCVMCMNYDRFAQLPAYSRLRRNYKEIHGVLKQKLEFLEKEGFSADDGYLYGFSFGAQVVLAAAKEYGTRKLKEIDVCDIVGTGFDTTDVNAPNHRTAAKNVQCIHTSRNYGTRHRTSCHQDWIMGDCGINQLAAPLSPWGSHGVCSLLYNSAFEHEFLASAKPSNCTAESEVVSWPAGFRMGYTQERNPNVRGQLFSPTFAQYPFNVNITANSSQGSLDSFVIPSPGGNEIEQLGFEFRSAADDVLLDGEEEETDSSENV from the exons TTCCGTGGCAGGTGATCGGTATCAGGACAACATTTTCTTCAACTACTACAATTCGTCCGGTTCCTTGGTGCACATCTACAACCTGGCTGAGGGTAATACCTACGAGTACGACAAGGATTGCCATCCGGGCACGAAGTTTGCCATCGTGGTGTTTGGGTGGAAGATCAGCTGTGATAAGTACTTCGTGCAGGATCTCATTGGTA ATCTAACCAAACACCGAGGGGGTTGCGTGATGTGCATGAACTACGATCGCTTCGCACAGCTACCAGCTTACAGCCGTTTGAGGCGTAACTACAAAGAAATCCACGGTGTGCTGAAGCAGAAACTAGAGTTCCTGGAGAAGGAAGGCTTCAGTGCGGACGATGGATACCTGTACGGGTTCAGTTTCGGAGCGCAAGTGGTGCTGGCCGCCGCCAAAGAGTACGGAACACGTAAACTGAAGGAAATCGATG TCTGTGATATCGTTGGCACCGGATTCGACACAACGGACGTGAACGCACCGAACCATCGTACGGCGGCCAAGAACGTCCAGTGCATTCACACCAGCCGAAACTATGGTACGCGCCACCGGACCAGTTGTCACCAGGACTGGATCATGGGTGATTGTGGCATCAATCAGCTGGCTGCGCCACTTTCACCCTGGGGTTCGCACGGTGTCTGCTCACTGCTGTACAACAGTGCCTTCGAGCATGAATTCCTGGCCAGTGCGAAACCCTCAAACTGTACGGCAGAATCGGAGGTAGTCtcgtggccggccggcttccGCATGGGCTACACTCAAGAACGTAATCCCAACGTTCGGGGCCAACTGTTCTCACCGACATTCGCCCAGTATCCGTTCAACGTGAACATCACCGCCAACTCCAGCCAAGGTAGTCTCGACAGTTTTGTCATCCCATCCCCCGGTGGCAACGAAATTGAACAGTTGGGCTTCGAGTTTCGTTCCGCAGCGGACGACGTTCTACTGgacggcgaggaggaggaaaccgATTCAAGCGAGAACGTTTAG